One window of Paenibacillus albicereus genomic DNA carries:
- a CDS encoding DUF5317 domain-containing protein, which produces MVYDGILLGLIVGFIRAGWKNGLIAIGNLRIKGGWVFPVLLIVQFLLFFLQEDLPFFAQFNGYFYMIIYAVGLSLLWINRHQKGLGIIFAGVLLNFLVMLVNGGRMPVSIEAASVLDPIYLEMLKSGDAVSKHFLMDESTRLYFLGDIIPLSPPYPRTQAISIGDVVINVGAFFFLCQLMGKKSKNFVALSQESS; this is translated from the coding sequence ATGGTATATGATGGGATCCTTCTAGGACTGATCGTCGGATTCATCCGCGCAGGGTGGAAGAATGGACTGATTGCGATCGGCAACCTTCGCATCAAGGGAGGATGGGTTTTCCCGGTCCTGCTCATCGTCCAGTTCCTGCTTTTCTTCCTGCAGGAAGACCTTCCATTCTTCGCTCAGTTCAATGGATACTTTTATATGATCATTTATGCGGTCGGGCTTTCTCTGCTCTGGATCAACCGGCATCAAAAAGGACTCGGAATCATCTTTGCCGGCGTGCTTTTGAATTTTCTCGTCATGCTGGTGAACGGAGGCCGAATGCCGGTCTCTATCGAAGCGGCATCCGTGCTGGACCCGATCTATCTGGAAATGCTTAAAAGTGGCGACGCCGTAAGCAAGCATTTCCTGATGGACGAGTCTACCCGGCTATACTTTCTAGGCGATATCATTCCGCTGTCGCCGCCCTATCCTCGGACGCAGGCAATCAGCATCGGAGACGTGGTAATCAATGTCGGGGCGTTCTTCTTTCTCTGCCAGTTGATGGGAAAGAAATCAAAGAATTTTGTCGCCTTGTCCCAAGAGTCTTCTTAA
- a CDS encoding carbohydrate ABC transporter permease, with product MRRLIGGGALKLVLLLYAAGTLYPLYWLFISAMKTNEDFFARPYSLPSEWIFTNITRAWDLGNMGRAMLNSAIVTSISVALTLLLGTLAAYVLSRFQFRLHKLALGLFVIGMLVPIHSTLVPLFIFMNKIGMLDTYAALILPYTAFELPIAIFVVIAYLSSIPREIEEAALIDGNGWWGVFFRMILPLCKPALATVAILAFLRFWNDFAFALVFINSQALKTLPLSLSLFSDGFGTDYSLTMGAMAIAVLPTIIAYLIFQEQIMKGMTAGAVKG from the coding sequence CTGCGCCGCCTCATCGGCGGCGGAGCGCTCAAGCTGGTGCTGCTGCTCTACGCGGCAGGCACGCTGTATCCGCTGTACTGGCTGTTCATCAGCGCCATGAAGACAAATGAGGACTTCTTCGCCCGTCCGTACTCGCTGCCGAGCGAGTGGATCTTCACCAACATCACCCGCGCCTGGGACCTCGGCAACATGGGGAGAGCCATGCTCAACTCCGCCATTGTCACTTCGATTTCGGTCGCCCTGACGCTGCTGCTCGGGACGCTGGCCGCCTACGTGCTCTCGCGCTTCCAGTTCCGCCTGCACAAGCTGGCGCTGGGGCTGTTCGTCATCGGCATGCTCGTGCCGATCCACAGCACGCTCGTGCCGCTGTTCATCTTCATGAACAAGATCGGGATGCTCGACACGTACGCCGCGCTCATCCTGCCGTATACCGCCTTCGAGCTGCCGATCGCGATCTTCGTCGTCATCGCCTATCTGTCGTCCATCCCGCGGGAGATCGAGGAGGCGGCGCTGATCGACGGCAACGGCTGGTGGGGCGTCTTCTTCCGCATGATCCTGCCGCTGTGCAAGCCGGCGCTGGCGACCGTCGCCATCCTCGCCTTCCTGCGGTTCTGGAACGACTTCGCGTTCGCGCTCGTGTTCATCAACTCGCAAGCGCTCAAGACGCTCCCGCTCAGCCTGTCGCTGTTCTCCGACGGCTTCGGCACGGACTACAGCCTGACGATGGGCGCGATGGCCATCGCCGTGCTGCCGACGATCATCGCCTATCTCATCTTCCAGGAACAGATCATGAAAGGCATGACCGCCGGCGCCGTTAAGGGATGA
- a CDS encoding carbohydrate ABC transporter permease, translating to MPSSLRSNRFILIALLPALLIFVLFAVLPILWSIYYGFFQWKGMGDAKFIGLGNYREMLQDPVFWRALRNNLILVVSAIVGQIPIALAGALLLTANTWFNRLIRSALFMPMVLSTVVIGMIWGYIYNYQFGLLNQALTLLGLESWTQAWLSNPKLNMYAVSIPINWSNIGPYLIIFIAALQNISSEIHDASAIDGATGWRKLVSVTLPMIWGTVVVTIVLCIAGSLKAFDHVIVMTGGGPAKSTELLATYMYNSTFAVYRYGYGSAVSTMILLISLLLIGLNMAVTRRKSS from the coding sequence ATGCCCTCATCGCTTCGCAGCAACCGCTTCATCCTGATCGCCCTGCTGCCCGCTTTGCTGATCTTCGTCCTATTCGCGGTCCTGCCGATCCTCTGGTCGATCTACTACGGCTTCTTCCAGTGGAAAGGCATGGGCGACGCCAAGTTCATCGGCCTCGGCAACTACCGGGAGATGCTGCAGGACCCCGTCTTCTGGCGGGCTCTGCGCAACAACCTGATCCTCGTCGTTTCCGCCATCGTCGGGCAGATCCCGATCGCGCTGGCCGGGGCGCTGCTCCTGACGGCGAACACCTGGTTCAACCGGCTGATCCGCTCCGCGCTGTTCATGCCGATGGTGCTGTCCACCGTCGTCATCGGCATGATCTGGGGCTATATCTACAACTATCAGTTCGGCCTGCTGAACCAGGCGCTCACCTTGCTCGGCCTCGAGAGCTGGACGCAGGCGTGGCTGTCCAATCCGAAGCTCAACATGTACGCCGTATCGATCCCGATCAACTGGAGCAACATCGGGCCGTACCTCATCATCTTCATCGCCGCGCTGCAGAACATCTCCTCGGAGATCCACGACGCCTCGGCCATCGACGGGGCGACCGGCTGGCGCAAGCTCGTCAGCGTCACGCTGCCGATGATCTGGGGCACCGTCGTCGTCACGATCGTGCTGTGCATCGCGGGCAGCCTCAAGGCATTCGACCACGTCATCGTCATGACCGGCGGCGGACCGGCCAAGTCGACCGAGCTGCTCGCCACCTATATGTACAACAGCACGTTCGCCGTCTACCGCTACGGCTATGGATCGGCCGTCTCCACGATGATCCTGCTCATCAGCCTGCTGCTGATCGGACTGAACATGGCGGTCACCCGCCGCAAATCGAGCTGA
- a CDS encoding extracellular solute-binding protein encodes MYKNRFGKTALASVMAMALLSACGNGAEENGGASTNDSGSGGGGKVKLTLWHNFAGDDARAKTVRAKIDEFAAAHPEIELDAQAIPVDGYRQRLSTVAAADEMPDVFLSYAGSHIKGFQESGLVQPVQELLDAQPEWKGSFLPGAFDGSTFEGATYTAPLAMSATSFLYYNTELFQQHNVSVPKTWDELMAAVETFNKAGITPIALGNKAPWVAQSTILGSLADRVTGTDWFKKAVAQDGAAFTDAPFVEALGYFKQLVDAEAFDKGANTIDNTQAEQVFVQGKAAMMVSGAWTLTNLATTPEDTLKKIEVTVLPAIPNGKGDPNTISGGPGAGFALSKKVEGDRKQAAFDLIYAISGPDAQKAIAESNSMVMYKTDVDQAKVTSLYYKAFELVKTVGITPVYDAYLSAEAGEAINNGLQEIMMGAAPDAVAKNLQDAQARSLNP; translated from the coding sequence ATGTACAAGAACAGATTCGGCAAGACGGCACTGGCTTCCGTAATGGCGATGGCGCTGCTGAGCGCGTGCGGCAACGGAGCGGAAGAAAATGGCGGCGCTTCCACGAACGATTCCGGATCCGGCGGCGGAGGCAAAGTCAAGCTGACGCTGTGGCACAACTTCGCCGGCGACGACGCCCGCGCCAAGACGGTTCGCGCCAAGATCGACGAATTCGCCGCGGCTCATCCGGAGATCGAGCTGGATGCCCAGGCCATTCCGGTCGACGGCTATCGCCAGCGGCTGAGCACCGTCGCTGCAGCCGACGAGATGCCGGACGTATTCCTTTCCTACGCGGGCAGCCATATCAAGGGCTTCCAGGAATCGGGCCTCGTGCAGCCGGTTCAAGAGCTGCTGGACGCCCAGCCGGAGTGGAAGGGAAGCTTCCTTCCGGGAGCGTTCGACGGCTCCACGTTCGAAGGCGCGACCTACACGGCGCCGCTCGCGATGTCGGCCACATCCTTCCTGTATTACAACACGGAGCTGTTCCAGCAGCATAACGTCTCCGTTCCGAAAACCTGGGACGAGCTGATGGCGGCCGTCGAGACGTTCAACAAAGCCGGCATCACGCCGATCGCGCTCGGCAACAAGGCGCCTTGGGTCGCGCAGTCGACGATTCTCGGCTCGCTCGCGGACCGCGTCACCGGCACCGACTGGTTCAAGAAAGCCGTCGCCCAGGACGGAGCGGCCTTCACCGATGCGCCGTTCGTCGAAGCGCTCGGCTACTTCAAGCAGCTCGTCGACGCGGAGGCGTTCGACAAAGGCGCCAACACGATCGACAACACGCAAGCGGAGCAGGTGTTCGTTCAAGGCAAGGCCGCGATGATGGTCAGCGGCGCATGGACGCTGACGAACCTGGCTACGACCCCGGAGGACACGCTCAAGAAGATCGAAGTGACCGTGCTGCCGGCTATCCCGAACGGCAAAGGCGATCCGAACACCATTTCCGGCGGCCCGGGCGCAGGCTTCGCGCTCAGCAAGAAGGTCGAGGGCGACCGCAAGCAGGCGGCATTCGATCTGATCTACGCGATCAGCGGTCCGGACGCGCAGAAGGCGATCGCCGAGAGCAACTCGATGGTCATGTACAAGACCGACGTCGATCAAGCGAAGGTCACTTCCCTCTATTACAAGGCGTTCGAGCTCGTCAAGACGGTCGGCATCACGCCGGTCTATGACGCGTACCTGTCCGCCGAAGCCGGCGAGGCGATCAACAACGGCCTGCAGGAAATCATGATGGGCGCAGCCCCGGACGCAGTCGCCAAAAACCTGCAGGACGCGCAAGCCCGCTCGCTCAACCCGTAA
- a CDS encoding helix-turn-helix domain-containing protein has product MKVLIVDDEVIIRTGLSTVLPWKERGFELLEPAASAEEALLRLPLERPDLILTDICMTGASGLELAAQALRDYPELDIIVLSGYDEFAYAQQAVREGVSEYLLKTSRPGEILEAADRARLRWQERKRRAQTSARESAAYREQLLSRLMLGSGEPDEELLRRAIAAYPQLSGVGRGRQLQLWRLAAAELPAPSADGALAPGRVEASVARAVAAARAAAAGERTPSPAEEPADAVALAASLGCPVVPDARAGWLAAAAVETPQQLQPLLRAGLRRLAERGRPAFAACGEAAADWSGLGRARQTAFHAFAFRHLAARSGLVCHDDVAGRTGMRPVCTPEEERGLIRLLQAGGEDELERGADALLELAQGDAQATPATMTAWLYSLLAAARRSLERSAASIGRELPPMPEGASPAELEERPREALIAELRLLSRRWAEQGRGGHSAVRQAAEYIRAHLGESLTLQQVARSLPMNPTYLSELFKRETGQTYLEFVTRERLERARELLLQTPAKVASIASEVGYEDAKYFNKLFKADTGLTPTEYRQLHER; this is encoded by the coding sequence ATGAAGGTACTGATCGTCGACGACGAAGTCATCATCCGTACGGGCCTCAGCACCGTGCTGCCCTGGAAGGAGCGCGGCTTCGAGCTGCTGGAGCCGGCGGCGTCCGCGGAGGAGGCGCTGCTGCGCCTGCCGCTGGAGCGGCCCGACCTCATCCTGACGGACATCTGCATGACGGGGGCGTCAGGGCTGGAGCTCGCGGCCCAGGCGCTGCGCGACTATCCGGAGCTCGACATCATCGTGCTGTCCGGCTACGACGAGTTCGCGTACGCGCAGCAGGCGGTGCGGGAGGGCGTCAGCGAGTATCTGCTCAAGACGAGCCGCCCCGGCGAAATCCTCGAAGCAGCCGATCGCGCCCGGCTGCGCTGGCAGGAGCGCAAGCGGCGCGCGCAGACGAGCGCGCGGGAGTCGGCGGCTTACCGCGAGCAGCTGCTTTCGCGGCTGATGCTCGGCAGCGGCGAGCCGGACGAGGAGCTGCTGCGCCGGGCGATCGCGGCCTATCCGCAGCTCTCCGGAGTCGGACGCGGCCGGCAGCTGCAGCTATGGCGGCTGGCGGCGGCCGAGCTGCCCGCGCCGAGCGCGGACGGCGCGCTCGCGCCCGGCCGCGTCGAGGCGTCGGTGGCGCGCGCCGTAGCCGCCGCCCGTGCCGCAGCGGCGGGCGAGCGGACGCCTTCGCCGGCGGAAGAGCCGGCCGACGCCGTCGCGCTCGCGGCCTCGCTCGGCTGCCCCGTCGTGCCGGACGCGCGCGCCGGCTGGCTGGCGGCGGCCGCCGTCGAGACGCCGCAGCAGCTGCAGCCGCTGCTGCGGGCGGGGCTGCGCCGCCTGGCCGAGCGCGGCCGGCCGGCGTTCGCCGCCTGCGGCGAGGCGGCCGCGGATTGGAGCGGCCTCGGCCGGGCGCGGCAGACCGCGTTCCATGCGTTCGCCTTCCGCCATCTGGCGGCGCGCTCGGGTCTCGTCTGCCACGATGACGTCGCCGGACGGACCGGCATGCGCCCCGTCTGCACGCCGGAGGAGGAGCGCGGCCTGATCCGGCTGCTGCAGGCGGGCGGCGAAGACGAGCTGGAGCGCGGCGCCGACGCGCTGCTGGAGCTGGCGCAGGGCGACGCGCAAGCGACTCCGGCCACGATGACCGCGTGGCTGTACTCGCTGCTCGCGGCCGCTCGGCGCTCGCTCGAGCGCTCGGCCGCGTCCATCGGGCGGGAGCTGCCGCCGATGCCGGAAGGCGCGTCGCCCGCGGAGCTCGAGGAGCGCCCGCGCGAGGCGCTGATTGCCGAGCTGCGCCTGCTCTCGCGCCGCTGGGCGGAGCAGGGGCGCGGAGGCCACTCCGCCGTCCGCCAGGCGGCGGAGTACATTCGCGCCCATCTCGGCGAGAGCCTGACCTTGCAGCAGGTCGCCCGCAGCCTGCCGATGAACCCGACCTACCTGAGCGAGCTGTTCAAGCGCGAGACCGGGCAGACGTACCTCGAGTTCGTCACGCGCGAGCGGCTCGAGCGGGCCAGGGAGCTGCTGCTGCAGACGCCGGCCAAGGTCGCGAGCATCGCCTCGGAGGTCGGCTACGAGGACGCGAAGTATTTCAACAAGCTGTTCAAGGCGGACACGGGGCTGACGCCGACCGAATACCGCCAGCTTCACGAACGATGA
- a CDS encoding cache domain-containing sensor histidine kinase has translation MENWLGRSLKHKLSLLTILAVLVPLFSLGLLSYSIAEGLSEEKAKTEGMKTLDLLQAYLDNMVRDVENMSLFLIGNENVQQDLQARQSDLRKQTSIISFLTDLAFSKPYISNIVIESNDGRAAYSIRSVVSSGLDVLRAEDPEHYDPARKFWSTVYRQDSSLESHQVLTLSRPIRSTKKFDKPIGILRISLDQSIIARQLRQSELQGSGSVVLLDADNRIMAGPPQWELNRPITDYLPGLPAMAGDGGSLTYGEGDGRSTILYRSLNSADWKLAGVIPFEEYRSQNRYFLTLAAIAVCIALLFVIVVVGFIVRKVTGPLSSLTRQLRHAHPDEPLPVLPVTTIDEVGQLVISYNRLSAKIANLTEEVKRSESLKKEADLLALQAQINPHFLYNTLSSVQWMALMNQDGRTAEMVGALSDFLRFSLNKGREYCTVAQEFSHVDSYVKVQSIRYPDRFELAASVSEELLERPMLKLLLQPLIENALLHGILKRPELGRIEVEAEPDEGAIRFIVRDNGVGIPEAKLDALRTLLGRRMLPGLDADTGGDYGSYGLRNVHNRLLLHYGPEAGLHLDSAPGIGTTVSFRLPEPSKEGEA, from the coding sequence ATGGAAAATTGGCTCGGTCGCTCGCTCAAGCATAAGCTGTCGCTCCTTACGATTTTGGCGGTGCTCGTCCCCCTTTTTTCGCTCGGGCTTCTTTCCTATTCCATCGCGGAAGGCCTATCGGAAGAGAAGGCCAAGACCGAGGGCATGAAGACGCTGGATCTGCTCCAGGCTTACCTCGACAACATGGTCCGCGACGTGGAGAACATGTCCTTGTTTTTGATCGGCAACGAGAACGTGCAGCAGGACCTGCAGGCCCGGCAGTCCGACCTCCGCAAGCAGACCTCGATCATCAGCTTCCTGACCGACCTGGCTTTTTCCAAGCCGTACATCAGCAACATCGTCATTGAAAGCAACGACGGCCGCGCCGCCTACAGCATCCGTTCCGTCGTCAGCTCGGGGCTGGACGTGCTGCGGGCCGAGGACCCGGAGCACTACGATCCCGCCCGCAAGTTCTGGTCGACCGTCTACCGTCAGGACAGCTCCCTCGAAAGCCATCAGGTGCTCACGCTCTCGCGCCCGATCCGCAGCACGAAAAAATTCGACAAGCCGATCGGCATCCTCCGCATCAGCCTCGACCAGTCGATCATCGCCCGCCAGCTGCGGCAGTCGGAGCTGCAAGGCTCCGGCTCGGTCGTGCTGCTGGACGCCGACAACCGGATCATGGCCGGTCCTCCGCAGTGGGAGCTCAACCGCCCGATCACCGACTATCTGCCCGGCTTGCCGGCGATGGCGGGGGACGGGGGCTCGCTGACGTACGGCGAAGGAGACGGCCGCTCGACGATTCTCTATCGTTCCCTCAACAGCGCGGACTGGAAGCTCGCCGGCGTCATTCCGTTCGAGGAGTACCGTTCGCAAAACCGCTACTTCCTGACGCTGGCGGCGATCGCCGTCTGCATCGCGCTGCTGTTCGTCATCGTCGTCGTCGGCTTCATCGTGCGCAAGGTGACGGGGCCGCTCAGCTCGCTCACGCGCCAGCTCCGGCACGCCCATCCCGACGAGCCGCTGCCGGTGCTGCCGGTGACGACGATCGACGAGGTCGGACAGCTCGTCATCAGCTACAACCGGCTCAGCGCCAAGATCGCCAACCTGACGGAGGAGGTCAAGCGCAGCGAATCGCTCAAGAAGGAGGCGGACCTGCTGGCGCTGCAGGCGCAGATCAACCCGCATTTCCTCTATAATACGCTGTCGTCCGTGCAATGGATGGCGCTCATGAACCAGGACGGGCGTACGGCCGAGATGGTCGGCGCGCTCAGCGACTTCCTGCGGTTCAGCCTCAACAAGGGGCGCGAGTACTGCACGGTGGCGCAGGAATTCAGCCATGTGGACAGCTATGTCAAAGTGCAGTCGATCCGCTATCCGGACCGCTTCGAGCTCGCCGCCTCCGTGTCCGAGGAGCTGCTGGAGCGGCCGATGCTCAAGCTGCTGCTGCAGCCGCTCATCGAGAACGCGCTGCTGCACGGCATCCTCAAGCGGCCGGAGCTGGGCCGCATCGAGGTCGAGGCCGAGCCGGACGAAGGCGCGATCCGCTTCATCGTGCGCGACAACGGCGTCGGCATTCCGGAGGCCAAGCTGGACGCGCTCCGCACGCTGCTCGGCAGGCGCATGCTGCCGGGACTCGACGCCGACACCGGAGGCGACTACGGCAGCTACGGGCTGCGCAACGTGCACAACCGGCTGTTGCTGCACTACGGGCCGGAGGCGGGGCTGCATCTGGACAGCGCGCCGGGCATCGGGACGACCGTCAGCTTCCGGCTGCCGGAGCCAAGCAAGGAGGGAGAAGCATGA